Proteins encoded in a region of the Corynebacterium breve genome:
- the pstB gene encoding phosphate ABC transporter ATP-binding protein PstB produces the protein MSKLVLNDVDIYYGDFHAVQSVNLDIPAQAVTAFIGPSGCGKSTVLRTLNRMHEVIPGASVKGEILLDGKNIYDRDVDPVSVRNTIGMVFQKANPFPTMSIEDNVVAGLKLSGEKNKKKLKEVAEKSLRGANLWEEVKDRLDKPGGGLSGGQQQRLCIARAIAVEPEVLLMDEPCSALDPISTLAVEDLIHELKEEFTIVIVTHNMQQAARVSDKTAFYSLEATGKPGQLIEFNDTQKIFENPDKKETEDYIAGRFG, from the coding sequence ATGTCTAAGCTCGTACTCAACGACGTTGATATTTACTACGGCGACTTCCACGCCGTTCAAAGCGTTAACCTTGACATCCCAGCACAGGCTGTGACCGCATTCATCGGTCCATCCGGCTGTGGTAAGTCCACCGTTCTTCGTACCCTGAACCGCATGCACGAGGTCATCCCTGGTGCTTCCGTCAAGGGCGAGATCCTGCTCGACGGCAAAAACATCTACGACCGCGACGTCGATCCAGTGTCGGTTCGCAATACCATCGGCATGGTTTTCCAAAAGGCAAACCCATTCCCAACCATGTCCATCGAGGACAACGTTGTTGCAGGCCTGAAGCTCTCCGGCGAGAAGAACAAGAAGAAGCTCAAGGAAGTTGCAGAGAAGTCCCTCCGCGGCGCAAACCTCTGGGAAGAGGTCAAGGACCGTCTGGACAAGCCAGGTGGCGGCCTCTCCGGTGGTCAGCAGCAGCGTCTGTGCATCGCTCGTGCGATCGCAGTTGAGCCAGAAGTTCTGCTCATGGACGAGCCTTGCTCCGCTCTTGACCCAATTTCCACCCTTGCAGTCGAGGACCTGATCCACGAGCTGAAGGAAGAGTTCACCATCGTTATCGTGACCCACAACATGCAGCAGGCTGCACGTGTGTCCGATAAGACCGCGTTCTACTCCCTCGAGGCAACCGGCAAGCCGGGTCAGCTCATCGAGTTCAACGACACCCAGAAGATCTTCGAGAACCCTGACAAGAAGGAAACCGAAGACTACATCGCGGGTCGATTCGGCTAA
- the pstA gene encoding phosphate ABC transporter permease PstA, which translates to MTTVTPTNEKVSGAGEPIFTHISGSRKTTNTVMSVLMWTCMIVAMIPLVWVLWTVISRGIGPVLSPEWWTMDQSSTIALLPGGGAAHAIIGTLMQTLVASIISIPVGIFTAIYLVEYAHGSKLGKMTTFMVDILSGVPSIVAALFIYALWITILGQGRSGLAVALSLILLMIPIVVRNTEEMLRVVPMDLREASYALGVPKWKTIARIVLPTALSGIVTGIMLAVARVMGESAPVLILVGSTSSVNWDPTGGPQSSLPLMMLDMYKSGTAQPIMDKLWGAALTLVILVVVINLVARLISARFAIKK; encoded by the coding sequence ATGACTACTGTTACCCCTACTAACGAAAAGGTCTCCGGCGCAGGCGAGCCGATCTTCACTCACATCTCCGGAAGCCGCAAGACCACCAACACCGTCATGTCGGTTCTCATGTGGACCTGCATGATCGTGGCAATGATTCCACTTGTCTGGGTTCTCTGGACAGTAATTTCCCGAGGAATCGGTCCAGTCCTGTCTCCTGAATGGTGGACCATGGACCAGTCTTCCACCATCGCACTGCTTCCTGGCGGTGGCGCCGCACACGCCATCATCGGTACGTTGATGCAGACCCTGGTTGCATCCATCATCTCGATCCCGGTGGGTATCTTCACCGCCATCTACTTGGTTGAGTATGCACACGGCTCCAAGTTGGGCAAGATGACCACCTTCATGGTTGACATCCTTTCCGGTGTTCCTTCCATCGTTGCTGCACTGTTCATCTACGCACTGTGGATCACCATCCTCGGCCAGGGCCGTTCCGGTCTTGCCGTGGCATTGTCCCTGATCCTTCTGATGATCCCGATCGTTGTTCGTAACACCGAGGAAATGCTCCGCGTTGTTCCGATGGATCTTCGTGAGGCGTCATATGCACTTGGCGTTCCTAAGTGGAAGACCATTGCACGAATCGTTCTGCCAACCGCCCTTTCCGGTATCGTCACCGGCATCATGCTGGCAGTTGCTCGTGTCATGGGTGAATCCGCACCGGTACTGATCCTGGTGGGCTCCACTTCTTCTGTGAACTGGGACCCAACCGGTGGACCACAGTCCTCCCTTCCTTTGATGATGCTGGACATGTACAAGTCCGGTACCGCACAGCCAATTATGGACAAGCTGTGGGGCGCTGCTCTCACTCTGGTGATCCTGGTTGTCGTCATCAACCTTGTAGCTCGTCTCATCTCTGCCCGCTTCGCGATTAAGAAGTAA
- the pstC gene encoding phosphate ABC transporter permease subunit PstC: protein MASNNLPDAEQEQLHAGVTTTSDAPEPSSAGIPVSAGDDKATATTTPAKGAGVKRPGDRVFEFLSVASATLITILIAAIGIFLLIQATPPLMRNENGILGFFTYRGPWQTNDLENMKFGIPNMFMSTLTISLIALIIAMPIALGIAIFLSNYAPKQLVRPLGTLVDMLAAVPSIVYGLWGWQVLGPFLSPLYEWIHSWAGNFFLFATFSNTPSFATGRNMLTGGIVLAVMILPVIAATAREVFVQTPPGQIESALALGATRWEVVRMTVLPFGLSGYISGSMLGLGRALGETMALYMVVSPSSAFRGSLFDGGTTFATAIASAAAEFNNPISAGAYIAAGLVLFLLTFIVNSIARAIVNKK, encoded by the coding sequence ATGGCTAGCAACAACTTGCCTGACGCAGAGCAGGAACAGCTCCACGCAGGGGTAACCACGACATCCGATGCACCTGAACCTTCTTCTGCGGGCATCCCAGTTTCCGCGGGTGATGATAAGGCAACTGCGACAACGACACCAGCAAAGGGCGCCGGCGTAAAGCGTCCGGGCGACCGTGTCTTCGAGTTCCTTTCCGTTGCATCGGCGACTTTGATCACCATTCTGATTGCTGCGATCGGTATCTTCCTTCTGATCCAGGCAACCCCACCGTTGATGCGTAACGAAAACGGCATCCTCGGCTTCTTCACTTACCGTGGCCCATGGCAGACCAACGACTTGGAGAACATGAAGTTCGGTATTCCGAACATGTTCATGTCCACTCTGACCATCTCGCTGATCGCTTTGATCATCGCGATGCCGATCGCTCTGGGTATTGCAATCTTCCTGTCCAACTACGCACCGAAGCAGCTCGTCCGCCCGCTGGGCACCCTGGTCGATATGCTCGCCGCGGTTCCTTCGATCGTTTACGGTCTGTGGGGTTGGCAGGTTCTGGGTCCATTCCTTTCGCCACTGTACGAGTGGATTCACTCTTGGGCTGGAAACTTCTTCCTGTTCGCGACCTTCTCCAACACCCCTTCGTTTGCAACCGGCCGTAACATGCTCACCGGTGGCATCGTGCTTGCAGTGATGATTCTCCCGGTTATCGCCGCTACCGCACGCGAGGTTTTCGTGCAGACTCCTCCGGGACAGATCGAGTCCGCTCTGGCGCTCGGCGCAACCCGTTGGGAAGTTGTTCGTATGACCGTTTTGCCGTTCGGTCTTTCCGGTTACATCTCCGGTTCCATGCTCGGTCTTGGCCGTGCGCTGGGTGAGACCATGGCACTGTACATGGTTGTATCGCCTTCCTCGGCGTTCCGTGGATCCCTGTTCGACGGTGGTACCACCTTCGCAACGGCGATTGCTTCCGCGGCCGCAGAGTTTAACAACCCAATCTCAGCAGGTGCCTACATCGCTGCAGGTCTGGTTCTGTTCTTGCTCACATTCATCGTCAACTCGATCGCTCGTGCGATCGTGAACAAGAAGTAA
- the pstS gene encoding phosphate ABC transporter substrate-binding protein PstS — protein sequence MIRNFKRSFAILGVVAATSATLVACGDSGNEEGTTTEGGDNGAVATDGLSGTAGELVGEGASSQKNAMEFFGQQYSANVDGASLAYTSSGSGSGRKNFIAGQVDFAGSDSPLSDDQVEPAKERCEGNDAWHLPFVIGPVAIAYNLEGVDEINLSVDSVVKIFKGEITNWNDEQIASENEGVELPDQEIGVVYRSDESGTSDNFQKFLAAASEGAWETEGQQFPREVGEGAEGSGGVSTQVSNVPGGITYVEAGYADQQGLGIANIDFGAGPTELSKETVGAALDALEFTSEGHDMVVDADALFSQNQEGSYPLILTTYEIVCSAGYDEETKNQVKDFLSVALDSQNETLEGLGFIPVEGTHAERLKEAVDAIA from the coding sequence GTGATCCGTAATTTCAAGCGTTCTTTCGCAATCCTTGGCGTCGTAGCCGCTACCTCCGCAACCCTGGTTGCTTGTGGCGACTCTGGCAATGAAGAAGGCACCACCACCGAGGGTGGCGACAACGGCGCAGTCGCAACCGACGGTCTGTCTGGCACCGCTGGCGAGCTCGTCGGCGAGGGTGCATCCTCCCAGAAGAACGCAATGGAGTTCTTCGGCCAGCAGTACTCTGCAAACGTAGATGGCGCATCCCTGGCATACACCTCCTCTGGTTCCGGCTCCGGCCGCAAGAACTTCATTGCAGGTCAGGTTGACTTTGCAGGTTCTGACTCCCCACTGTCCGACGATCAGGTTGAGCCAGCTAAGGAGCGTTGCGAGGGCAACGACGCATGGCACCTTCCATTCGTCATCGGCCCAGTTGCAATCGCTTACAACCTTGAGGGCGTAGACGAGATCAACCTCTCCGTTGACTCCGTCGTCAAGATCTTCAAGGGCGAGATTACCAACTGGAACGACGAGCAGATCGCTTCCGAGAACGAGGGCGTAGAGCTTCCAGACCAGGAGATCGGTGTTGTTTACCGCTCCGACGAGTCCGGTACCTCCGACAACTTCCAGAAGTTCCTTGCAGCTGCTTCTGAGGGCGCTTGGGAGACCGAGGGCCAGCAGTTCCCACGCGAGGTTGGCGAGGGTGCTGAGGGTTCCGGTGGCGTTTCCACCCAGGTTTCCAACGTTCCTGGTGGCATCACCTACGTTGAGGCTGGCTACGCAGATCAGCAGGGTCTGGGCATTGCAAACATCGACTTCGGTGCAGGCCCAACCGAGCTTTCCAAGGAGACCGTTGGTGCAGCACTGGACGCACTCGAGTTCACCTCTGAGGGCCACGACATGGTTGTCGACGCTGACGCACTGTTCTCCCAGAACCAGGAAGGTTCTTACCCACTGATCCTCACCACCTACGAGATCGTTTGCTCCGCAGGTTACGACGAGGAGACCAAGAACCAGGTTAAGGACTTCCTGAGCGTTGCTCTGGATTCCCAGAACGAAACCCTTGAGGGCCTCGGCTTCATCCCAGTCGAAGGCACCCACGCTGAGCGTCTGAAGGAAGCTGTCGACGCAATCGCGTAA